A single genomic interval of Labrus bergylta chromosome 18, fLabBer1.1, whole genome shotgun sequence harbors:
- the egln3 gene encoding egl nine homolog 3, which produces MPLIELMRDSDLERLALERVVPALLARGFCYLDGLLGDVAGDAVLDQVKEMHFSGALQDGRLAGSASGVHRRSIRGDKIAWVSGTERGCEAINFLLNVIDKLISVCARRLGGKAIRERSKAMVACYPGNGAGYVKHVDNPNLDGRCITCIYYLNKNWDPKEHGGILRIFPEGKSYVADIKPLFDRLLFFWSDRRNPHEVQPSFATRYAITIWYFDSEERAEAKRRTRSLTASTLQQGSSSS; this is translated from the exons ATGCCTCTGATCGAGCTCATGCGGGACTCGGACTTGGAGCGCTTGGCCCTGGAGCGGGTCGTCCCGGCTCTGCTGGCCCGCGGGTTCTGCTACCTGGACGGACTGCTCGGGGACGTGGCCGGCGACGCGGTGCTGGACCAGGTGAAGGAGATGCACTTCTCCGGGGCGCTGCAGGACGGCCGGCTGGCGGGCTCCGCGTCGGGCGTCCACCGGAGGAGCATCCGCGGGGACAAGATCGCGTGGGTGAGCGGCACGGAGCGCGGCTGTGAGGCGATTAACTTCCTGCTCAACGTGATCGATAAACTGATCTCCGTGTGCGCGAGACGGCTCGGGGGCAAAGCCATCCGGGAGAGGTCAAAG GCCATGGTGGCGTGTTACCCTGGAAACGGGGCAGGTTACGTCAAACACGTGGACAACCCAAACTTGGATGGACGCTGCATCACCTGCATCTACTACCTCAACAAGAACTGGGACCCCAAG GAGCACGGAGGAATCCTCCGGATTTTCCCAGAGGGGAAGTCTTACGTAGCCGACATCAAGCCGCTGTTCGACCGGCTGCTCTTCTTCTGGTCAGACCGCAGGAACCCACACGAGGTGCAGCCCTCCTTTGCCACCAG GTATGCCATCACGATCTGGTACTTTGACTCTGAGGAGAGAGCGGAGGCTAAGAGACGCACCAGAAGCCTGACAG CTTCCACTCTGCAGCAGggcagcagctccagctga